One window of Pseudacidobacterium ailaaui genomic DNA carries:
- a CDS encoding lytic transglycosylase domain-containing protein, whose product MVVFRSSSAALLAAILSGGAFAQQSVSAQKAQPSLPAISQRDQTLIDSVEKAYQAGLSNYRNGQLAAARSNFDYAVDLILRSGIDIKNDPVISEEFDHIVDAINTLEMDALRENGPQGVQHQGDAPVDVANDVTFPVDPKVRAQAEAELKTTQSDLPLVINDYVASYINFFSNTAKGHNTIVGALTRAGRYREMIQKILKEEGVPQDLIYQAVAESGFRPQAVNPRSGAGGMWQFMPYGPYGLSRTGWYDERFDPEKATRAYARWIKQLYDQLGDWYLAMAAYDWGAGNIQRAVERTGYADFWELYRRNNLPAETKNYVPIILAVTIMAKNPKQYGLTDLAPDPPLVDDTVTTNYAVDLRLVADVVNAPLQEIIALNPSLLRMSTPPDEPYDLHLPPGTKDLFEKRIAEIPEDKRRYWRFHVLASGETLDAVARQYHVSASEIAFVNQLGTDGDLSGVDSLVIPVAPAAAPSSLHNSMYKTQRGDTLVTVADRFGVTVDQLRRWNHLKTSTLAPGRRLYVAEPARISASSRSRRKKTARSVQSASHHTTAGAKQVHAQTKATASHRSKAGR is encoded by the coding sequence ATGGTTGTTTTCAGGTCTTCATCTGCCGCGCTCCTCGCGGCCATTCTGAGCGGCGGCGCGTTCGCGCAGCAGAGTGTTTCTGCGCAGAAAGCGCAGCCTTCGCTGCCGGCCATCTCACAGCGTGACCAGACGCTGATTGACAGCGTGGAGAAGGCCTATCAGGCGGGGTTAAGCAATTACCGCAATGGGCAGCTTGCCGCGGCCCGCTCCAACTTTGACTACGCTGTAGATCTGATTCTGCGCAGCGGCATTGATATTAAGAACGATCCGGTCATCAGCGAAGAATTTGACCACATCGTGGACGCCATCAATACGCTGGAGATGGATGCCTTGCGCGAAAACGGACCGCAGGGCGTGCAACACCAGGGAGACGCTCCCGTGGATGTGGCCAATGATGTGACCTTTCCGGTAGATCCAAAGGTGCGCGCGCAGGCAGAAGCCGAGTTGAAGACCACGCAGTCTGACCTGCCTCTGGTCATCAATGACTATGTTGCCAGCTACATCAACTTTTTCAGCAACACTGCAAAAGGCCACAACACCATTGTGGGTGCGCTCACTCGCGCAGGCCGCTACCGGGAGATGATCCAGAAGATCCTCAAAGAGGAGGGTGTGCCCCAGGACCTGATCTATCAGGCGGTGGCCGAGTCCGGGTTCCGTCCGCAGGCCGTCAATCCGCGTTCGGGGGCCGGCGGCATGTGGCAGTTTATGCCTTACGGGCCCTATGGGCTTTCGCGCACCGGATGGTACGACGAGCGCTTTGATCCGGAGAAGGCCACGCGCGCCTATGCTCGCTGGATCAAGCAGCTCTATGACCAGCTTGGCGACTGGTATCTGGCCATGGCCGCCTACGATTGGGGAGCGGGAAATATCCAGCGCGCCGTGGAACGAACGGGCTATGCCGATTTCTGGGAGCTCTACCGTCGCAACAACCTTCCGGCTGAGACCAAGAACTACGTGCCGATCATTCTTGCCGTGACCATCATGGCAAAAAACCCAAAACAATATGGGCTGACCGATCTGGCCCCTGACCCTCCTCTGGTGGATGATACGGTCACGACCAACTATGCTGTGGACCTGCGTCTTGTCGCTGACGTGGTGAATGCTCCCCTGCAGGAGATCATTGCGCTCAACCCAAGCCTTCTGCGCATGAGTACCCCTCCGGATGAGCCATATGATCTGCATCTTCCTCCGGGGACGAAGGATTTATTTGAGAAGCGCATTGCGGAGATTCCTGAGGACAAGCGGCGGTATTGGCGGTTCCATGTACTGGCTTCCGGTGAGACGCTTGATGCGGTGGCCAGACAGTATCACGTGTCCGCTTCAGAAATCGCATTTGTGAACCAGCTGGGCACAGACGGTGACCTGAGCGGAGTTGATTCGCTGGTCATTCCTGTCGCTCCGGCCGCCGCACCATCCTCGCTTCACAACAGCATGTACAAAACGCAGCGCGGAGATACGCTGGTGACGGTTGCAGACCGCTTTGGCGTTACTGTGGACCAGTTGCGTCGCTGGAACCATCTGAAGACAAGCACGCTTGCTCCAGGGCGCCGTCTTTATGTGGCCGAACCTGCGCGCATCTCTGCATCGTCGCGCTCACGGCGCAAAAAGACGGCGCGAAGTGTCCAGAGCGCATCTCACCACACAACAGCGGGCGCAAAGCAGGTGCATGCACAGACAAAGGCAACCGCGTCACACCGGTCGAAAGCAGGGCGGTAG
- a CDS encoding ABC transporter permease has translation MPLLRRMINLFFRSRFERETQAELQSHIEMRTEDNMAAGMSAEEARREALLCFGNPTATKERVIAMDLSLGMESLWRDFRYGVRQLAKMPGFTITAVLTLALGIGATSAIFSLFDQVLLRMLPVEHPKELVRLSWKGSFSGSASVFGGDLGDYFSYPMYKDLRDHNQVFSGVLSAVRTSLGVSWHDQAEDKDAELVSGNYFEVLGLKPALGRLFTSADETQKDANPVAVLSYDYWRTRFAASRDVVGQRVLVNGHPFVIVGVAPESFHSAIGGYRPGVFLPVTMVDEAIPSMAPNHQLDNRLSIWLTIVARLKPGVTIPQAEAGLAPLWRSLRAQELLLYKTLPSPTFKDRFVEKSHLFVKDDSTGFSPNREELEMPLVILLSMAGLLTAMCALNVAMLLLLRATARAREMSMRYALGAGFGRIAAQLLMEGGLLGLLGAAAGLVLSPMISRVLVRILTHSDPGAEPYSSAIDTRVLLFTLALGLAVSLLFSIAPVMHFVRPELANALRQSTGTASKGSQLFRKIAVGVQIALSVLLLGGAGLFVRTLNHLRHQNVGFETKHLVTFGLDPTESGYSEAQTSQLVRAALEAVRRIPGAEMAAATTDPELTGNNAVNGFVIEGHKRGENEPDDFESPWTTPGYFATLRQPLLAGRDFTPADAGNAPKVAIVNAAFAKQFFGTPQKALGHMLGALDEHPTFDTVIIGVVGDVKHQDLRQQVPDPTIYRPYFQNPHPGGVEIYVRSMQSPEAIESSIRRAVHDLDPTLVVSDLRTMDMQVDISASNERALSILAISFAVLAMMLAAVGLYGVLAYAAQSRTREIGVRLALGAQRRAVVFMVVREMGWITVLAAAVALPATIALARLFRSQLFGVTAFDPVALASALGLTALMLTLAAVLPAHRAASVNPVEALRSE, from the coding sequence ATGCCGCTGCTTCGCCGCATGATCAATCTTTTCTTCCGCTCGCGATTCGAGCGTGAGACGCAGGCCGAGCTTCAGTCGCACATTGAAATGCGCACGGAAGACAACATGGCCGCAGGCATGTCTGCCGAAGAGGCGCGGCGCGAGGCCCTGCTGTGCTTTGGAAACCCAACCGCTACGAAGGAGCGCGTGATTGCTATGGACCTTTCTCTCGGGATGGAAAGCCTCTGGCGCGATTTTCGCTATGGGGTCCGTCAGCTTGCAAAAATGCCAGGATTCACCATTACGGCTGTGCTCACGCTGGCGCTGGGTATCGGGGCGACATCGGCCATCTTCAGCCTGTTTGATCAGGTGCTGCTGCGCATGCTTCCGGTCGAGCACCCGAAAGAGCTGGTGCGGCTGAGCTGGAAGGGGTCATTCTCAGGTTCCGCTTCGGTATTTGGCGGCGACCTGGGAGATTACTTTTCCTACCCGATGTACAAAGACCTGCGCGACCACAATCAGGTTTTCAGCGGCGTGCTGTCCGCGGTCCGGACCAGCCTGGGAGTTTCCTGGCACGACCAGGCCGAGGACAAAGACGCGGAGCTGGTGAGCGGCAATTATTTTGAGGTGCTGGGACTGAAGCCTGCGCTCGGCAGGCTGTTTACTTCCGCTGATGAGACCCAGAAGGACGCAAACCCGGTCGCCGTCCTGAGCTATGACTACTGGCGTACGCGCTTTGCTGCATCGCGGGATGTCGTAGGCCAAAGGGTGCTTGTCAACGGCCATCCCTTTGTGATCGTTGGCGTGGCGCCGGAGAGTTTTCACAGCGCGATCGGTGGGTATCGCCCGGGAGTGTTTTTGCCTGTGACGATGGTGGATGAAGCCATTCCCTCCATGGCGCCGAATCATCAACTCGACAATCGTCTCTCCATCTGGCTTACGATCGTCGCGCGATTGAAGCCGGGTGTCACCATTCCGCAGGCTGAAGCTGGACTTGCTCCGCTATGGCGCTCCCTGCGCGCCCAGGAACTATTGCTCTATAAGACCTTGCCGTCGCCGACGTTCAAGGACAGGTTCGTTGAAAAGTCTCATCTCTTCGTAAAAGACGACTCGACTGGCTTTTCGCCCAACCGTGAGGAGCTGGAAATGCCGCTTGTGATTTTGTTGAGCATGGCCGGGCTGCTGACGGCAATGTGCGCGTTGAATGTTGCCATGCTTCTGCTGCTCCGGGCCACGGCGCGCGCAAGGGAGATGTCCATGCGCTATGCTTTAGGCGCGGGATTCGGGCGGATTGCTGCGCAATTGCTGATGGAGGGCGGACTGCTCGGGCTTCTTGGAGCGGCAGCCGGCCTGGTCTTGTCTCCGATGATTTCCCGGGTCCTGGTGAGAATCCTGACCCATTCCGATCCCGGCGCCGAGCCTTATTCGTCTGCCATCGACACGCGCGTGCTGCTGTTTACGCTTGCGCTTGGGCTGGCGGTAAGTTTGCTCTTCAGCATCGCTCCAGTAATGCATTTTGTGCGGCCCGAGCTGGCCAACGCTCTGCGACAGAGCACAGGAACGGCGAGCAAAGGCTCGCAGCTTTTCCGCAAAATTGCTGTTGGCGTTCAGATTGCTCTCAGTGTTCTGCTGCTGGGCGGGGCGGGGCTTTTCGTGCGCACGCTGAACCATCTGCGGCACCAGAATGTTGGCTTTGAGACGAAGCATCTGGTGACCTTCGGATTGGACCCAACCGAATCAGGATACAGTGAAGCGCAGACCTCGCAGCTGGTCCGCGCAGCACTGGAAGCAGTGCGCCGTATTCCCGGCGCAGAAATGGCTGCTGCCACCACCGATCCGGAGCTTACCGGGAACAATGCCGTGAACGGCTTTGTCATTGAAGGTCACAAGCGGGGTGAAAACGAGCCGGATGATTTCGAGTCACCCTGGACCACGCCCGGGTATTTTGCCACTCTCAGGCAGCCTTTGCTGGCGGGGCGCGATTTTACGCCTGCTGATGCAGGCAACGCGCCCAAAGTTGCGATTGTGAATGCTGCCTTTGCAAAGCAATTCTTCGGCACTCCGCAAAAGGCCCTGGGACACATGCTCGGAGCACTGGATGAACATCCGACGTTCGATACCGTGATCATTGGCGTCGTGGGAGATGTGAAGCACCAGGACCTTCGCCAGCAGGTGCCTGACCCTACGATCTATCGCCCATATTTTCAGAACCCGCATCCGGGCGGTGTGGAGATCTATGTCCGCAGCATGCAGTCACCGGAAGCGATAGAGTCCTCAATCCGGCGCGCGGTCCACGACCTTGACCCGACGCTTGTTGTCAGCGACCTGCGCACGATGGACATGCAGGTGGACATCAGTGCTTCGAATGAGCGCGCGCTTTCCATTCTGGCCATCAGTTTTGCTGTGCTGGCCATGATGCTGGCTGCCGTCGGGCTTTATGGAGTGCTGGCCTACGCTGCGCAGAGTCGTACTCGCGAGATTGGCGTACGGCTTGCTCTTGGTGCGCAGCGACGGGCGGTGGTCTTCATGGTGGTCCGGGAAATGGGCTGGATCACGGTGCTGGCTGCTGCCGTGGCGCTCCCTGCGACCATTGCGCTGGCCAGGCTCTTTCGCAGCCAGCTCTTTGGGGTCACTGCGTTTGATCCCGTCGCGCTGGCATCTGCCCTGGGCCTTACGGCGCTGATGCTGACGCTGGCGGCGGTGCTGCCTGCTCATCGAGCCGCATCGGTCAACCCGGTAGAAGCGCTCCGCAGTGAGTAG
- a CDS encoding PadR family transcriptional regulator translates to MAKHDLQGSLDLLVLKTLSQAGPLHGYGIVLHIERASDALLNVEEGSLYPALHRMEQNGWLRSEWAITETGRKAKYYRLTPAGRKQLDAAEKSFEQLVKGVRAVLRYA, encoded by the coding sequence ATGGCGAAACACGATCTTCAGGGAAGTCTGGATCTTCTGGTGCTGAAGACCCTGTCTCAGGCAGGCCCGCTGCATGGATATGGCATCGTGCTGCACATCGAGCGGGCCTCAGACGCGCTGCTCAACGTGGAAGAAGGCTCGCTGTATCCGGCGCTGCACCGCATGGAGCAGAACGGGTGGCTGCGTTCCGAGTGGGCGATTACGGAAACCGGCCGCAAGGCGAAATATTATCGCCTGACTCCTGCGGGCCGGAAGCAGTTGGATGCTGCAGAAAAAAGCTTTGAGCAACTGGTGAAGGGCGTACGCGCTGTATTGCGCTACGCGTGA